Genomic DNA from Paramisgurnus dabryanus chromosome 11, PD_genome_1.1, whole genome shotgun sequence:
atgtgtgtgtgtgtgtgtgtgtgtgtgtgtatggttAGGCAGTCAAACAAGGCTCCACTTCATAAGGACAGATGTCTcacaaaatgaatgaatgatgaATCAGGTGTTCATTAATACAATTTCAAACCAGCCTGAGTCATACTCTTAAAAAGATGTCTACGGATTATGACTAGTATGCTTTAGTTTTTGGATAAACATAACCTTTAAATTCCCTGAAGTTTACTTATAATGCCAGTCAAGGTTTGTTGCATTATAAAGTTCTAATTTATGTAAAgtaaatgtattatattaaattttttaccCTTTCCCTCTGATGCTTAAAGCTAAATCTTACAGGTTGGttcagcttttgtacctttatggggtggtttcctggacagggtttctAAAATGCGTGTTTGAactgccttcatttaaaaacaccttgcattGACACATCTtcacatatatcagtgccattgttgtGTCTCGAAATACACACCAGTATTGATTTACTTTTTTGTAAGGCTTGTTTGTGAaaaaacgacttaaatgtcctaatatataactaagacctagtcctggattattTTAAATCCTGTCCGGGAAAACACCCCTAACTTCTTAAAAGTCTTTCTTTAACTATCAAATGTAAACAATTTGTTGGCGACCATTTGTATTTCCTAATGATTAAATTacatatttacaaaaacaaaagacaacaCAAAGGACAATAAATgctgttttatattaaagatcATTCAGTCTGTAATCACTTTGTGGTGGTCTGCCCTTGGTTATGTCTCCAAAACTTTCAATATCTTGTTTTGAGAGGTCAAACAATGACAAACTTAGCTTATCAGACAAACCTCTGGGAAAAGGAGGTTTCAGTAGGTCCATTcattcattctctctctctctctctctctctctctctctctctctctctctctctctctctctctctctctctctctctctctctctctctctctctctctctctctctctctctctctctctctctctctctctctcagttaataatgaacatttgagtttttaAGTCACAGACTATTTAACTGTAACCTAGTTGCATATATTACTATTACATTTACtttatctgtatttttatatttggcaTTAGTAGTCAATCAGTGACATAAAAGGATAAAGAAGGATGGTCATCTTTAAACAAGGTTATGGGATCTATGTTGAGATGCTGGATAAAAGAACACCACGGTGACCAACTATTTCATCAACATCATACACAATattaacttttaaaataaatcaaattagCTACGACACATAATTAGACGCTGCCTTATCTAAGGTTATATGGTTTAAATGTTCAACTTCGTTAACATCAGCACTTACAGAACACATAACTTTAACAATTACGAGATAGTAATACGTCGTTACCTAAAAATATCCTAGTTCAAACGCTCGATCTGATGCCAAAATATGCTTTCAGGCAACTCACTAGGTTTTATTACACAGTCCAATGCTACATGCTAGTGCATTTCCCTTCAAcaacctctctctctcactaTTTCCGTTCACGCGAATTGATTTTACGTCGCgtgtaattaaaataatttccaCGTATATTAACAGcggaatataaaataaataaaaactgtttgAACTGCCGTACTTACCACACATGTCTCCGATTCTGTTGCCAAGCGCTGTTTAGTTCCTATTTCTCAAGCGCTGTCACGTAAATCCTGCCCACAAGTTGCTTATTGGACGAAAGGCAGGCTGTGCCTTAAACGAGAGCACGCTGATTGGCCGAGGAGGCTGTCAGTCTTTCTGCTACCTGCAACGGCGTCAGTTTAGACGTGGCAGCAGGATGCGAGTCCGCTGTCGCGCGCTGGTGATGATTAaaaccttttctttttttattgcgAAACACAATgccttatttaaaataaatgcagttaagaatacatttagtttaacgttatataaatatataacataaaatatattgcTTTAAAATGAACCAATGTAttaatataaacataatacataATATAATCAAATTGAAAAACTTGGTAACACTTCACAATAATGTTCTgttagtaaacattagtaaatccaTTAACTAACGTGAACCAATAATgaataatatagttttttttacatgtattaATTGTTAATGCCAACAGTTATTTATGCTAGCTTGCACGCCCGCCGACAGGGGGGGACAAACGGGTGtgttgtcccgggcccaggGTGGGGTGGGGCCCAGAGGGGGGCCCAGAACTGGAACCTATGGAAtaattgataaaaaataaagaaaatatttgattcatttgatttgaagtTCAGTACGCTCAAAATGTCCTGTCAGACTCAGCACAAGTCCGGTGctcagaaaagaaaagaaaagaaaagaaaagaaaagaagaaaatataGGCCTTATAGAGGAAAATAGAATTCCTAATTATTCCCATTAGGAATCTGTGACCGCAGATATAGTCACTGCATCGCGTGTGTTTAGAAGTCTGTGCTGTTTGCTGTGAGGTTTTTATGAGAGAAAGCACaaactatttaatatttaatatgtaaaacttgaatttgaaataaaacttaccgcgGAGAAGATAATGAATTCGCTATCGTTTCTATTGCTAAGTGATgcgaaaattatttattatttcaaatccgtttacaagataaatatacattgtgttgttaaacagaTTAAATTATCTTGATATAGGCTCCATTCATTATGagaagccttttctttttactgttacactgtagacagtaatataCGTAATTTATATAAAACTCTATGGTCGTGACAGCACATTGTCcattatctgttggttcatgttggtccagtttaattcagggtaatcctttaataaaatgtaattataaaatattttattgttttgtaatattcacagcgcacattctctcagatcgttttaaaacatttttaattattctgcaaaattccgcatagattttgcaaaagaaatccgcagaaatagaaaaaataactccttacacAGATTCCTTACACAGCTGTACTactcttgcagcaattaaagcagttcagatttgttttaaatggcaaaatagttatatttcttttttatttacattttagagtatttttgtttgttccAACAAGCGGTTCGCAGCCGACAGCAAGTTGACGACATGTTTGATGAATTGAactctcaaatcaacacttcacttgcctataataacaactatataaaatatatattttcagcatatcacagtgttagtttaaacgtttattatcaacacacactatttttaaaaagcggaggcagattgctctgctgctcgcagctgcaacgggtgcagaaataaaaaaatgaaaagggctgaaggtcctgctgttaaataagcaacagctgcattgtaaatgtgtggcTGGCTGTGCTTATAGCGGACTCGTGCTATAGGTTAAAAGTCTTACTACGTTTGTTTTGCAATCATCGTCtgtcaaaatgttattttaattaaattgaaaaatataaaaagatcgAGAAGCCTAAATAAGCCCGAGGTCCGCCCGCGTATCAGCTGTGACGTTAAAATTGGCCGAAACCCGACCTGAGGGGTGTAAAAAGGTCGGGTCGGGCTTgggctgaaatgcagggctctacCCTCAGtcgcattcattgagaaaaatctaatgcatgctcatcatgaaagctctttacaaaataataccCCTCTGGGCTTTTGGTTCAAAGGCGTGCATGTTTGGAGAAATATTGATTGattttatatgtttacttcaaatgtctaaagagaggagtaatatttattcaatttttagtCCAAACACAGCATAATATTAGCTGAAGTTGTTTTACTGATATTTCCAATAGTCTGTTCATAATTCATACGTGATTATGATATTTTGTTTCAGTATACAGCgtcagtacactgaaaaaaatgattcattgaattgaatccgttttttttaaggtaagtggttgcaatcaatttatttaagctacatttaaacaaaagttttatattttattttactttactaatctttttgtttaaatgtagcttaaataaattgattgcaaccacttaccttaaaaaatgtattaaattcaatgaatatttttttcagtgtactacatttaaaggtgccgtgtgtaaattttagaagcatctagtggtgaggttgcaaattgcaaccaacggctcaatccactgctcacccctcgcttttgaaacgcatagataagctacagtaaaacatgtcatcgtcagagacaacttagtaaaaaaagtttgtctgttaaacgtttctgtagaaacatggcagcacaaaatggcgacctccacgtaaggggaccctctgtgtatgtagataaaaacgtctcattctaatgtaataaaaacataacggttcattataaaaaggtctttatacacccctgataatatagtttagtatattattttgcatttctgtcaagagatccttctaaaaattacgaaaagcacctttaactaaatgttttatacaatgtataatATGCAATATTCGTGGGTCCTGAATCTGATAATGCCAAATGTCTTGTTACCAGTAAAAAGTAAGGGGTGGGGGGCCCTCTAAGATTAtcttgtcccgggcccaggcaAGACTGTCAGCTGGCCTGCTAGCTTGCATAAGcttgtgattttaataatattaataaatgctaaaattaatTTCATGATAGCTAAACAAaagaaagttgtttattttacaAATAGTATAACAGTTTAGTGCCTAATTATTATAACTCCCCCGTTGAATTTACAGTGATATAAGGAAAGTATGTGTCTTAATATATTTGACTTTGCTTGTGAAAACCAGACTGAAGTCTTATAATCtattcaatattaaagatatcaacgttatattttcacagaatgttctatacatacaaaaattaaaaacaaaaacaaatgactAGCTGAGTTTTTAAACTCTAACTCAAGATCAAAACACAGCGTTGTTGTAACACAGTTGTAACACAAGTTTTATTAACATGATTAAAGTTTAAATTAGTTTCAATTTGTTACTAAGAAACAGGTCTGAAGCATTTAGTTTGATAAAGTATGTAATATTGTATAGCATCAAATTGTGGTAAGCACGTGCTTAATAACTGCTATAAGGTGGTCCTTATCACTTTTTTCCTCTCATGTAAGGGGTCCCTTGCCCctaaaagtttgagaacccctgTCCCAGATGAAGCATGTACAAAAAGTTGAGCCTAAAAACTGCTGTTGGAAATGTTTTTTGTGAAGAACAGGAGACCTGATTTCCAAGCAATCTTTGAATCAGTGCGTAGAGTCTGACTTGCAGTAGACATACATTGCATTCATAGACATTTTAAGGGGCAGTCCCCTAAATGGAAAACAAAGCActtaactttaaacaaagcaTTGAAAGTAACACTGCCACCCCCAATCCTGGAGTTTCACAATACCTTTAACCCATCAACATCTTAAATCAACATCTTAGTGTATCACCCACTGCCTCACCCAGACCATTTCTCATCATATAAATGGGTTTACACCTTAGGCTTAACATTCACCTTTGACTCAAACCCTTGACTCTAACCTAAACATAAAACAAGAGGAATAAGAGGCACCAGGGCCAGAGATACCTGGCCAATTTCTTTCATATTAAGATGAGACAGAAACTTGCAGGAACCCACTTACATTATAATTTAGAGGACAGTGTTACTTGGATTAACTTTCAAACATGTTTACCTATATGAATTAATAATAATGATTTAATAATTGAATAATAATGATTTAAGCTGAGCACTTTTAAATAATCGTCATTTAATATGCATGTTCCCATGACTTTTGCAATGTCAACCCAATGTACCATTTAAGCTACAGGAAGACCATGGTAGAAGAAGCCCACACAACCATACTCTTTCATTAACTTTATTATTAATCATTTTGAAAACAAAAGTCTTGCATTTACAGTGACAGATGCTGTCATCTTTTTAGATGACCAATAGATTGTAACATacacaataataaaacaatGCTAGCTTTATCAACCTCCATCTCAAGATATGATTCAATGAGGAAAATAAATCAGTGGTGCTTCTGGTTCTTTTTACCTTTATTTAGGTGTAACCAGGCAAAGTTTCattcttttaaaaaatcccaCTGCAATTGTATTTCAACCCAAACCATTTGTATTCTAGAGAACTCGCTGTATTTGCATTTGTGCGTGTAGTTTTATATAATGGCAAATACAGTATACTGTGCAACACATATTTATTCACATAAACAGGAAATACTTTGCTTTGAGAACCTTAAACAGTGCATTGATTGATATATTAAGGGGAAATAATCCAATACCTGTTACGACACCAATCATATATTGTTTATAAAAAATGCAGGGTAAAAAACCCCATTGCTGCATACTAAGAGCCATAGCAATGTCTAGAGCTAATGTTTAAAGATAAAGAGGTTTTTCAATCTTCCATACAGCTGTGTAACTAAGCAGACACTGCCAAACTCACATCATCTTCTTCCCAACTGGACTGTAAAGGAAGCGGTCCTGCTGGTTAATGAAGAATTTAGTCTATAGGCCAGACGCTGGCCGGCTGAACCTATCCCTGGACTTTATTTTCTACCTCTGTATCCTCATCCTTCACCTACAAGATTAAAGAGACACAAGGTTAGCTGAGAAACACTACATATATTATGAACAACATAGATCAACATATGATCATGTatctcaattggtagagcaggCGTTTACTAgtcactgggatgggttaaatccatttattacacggctctctggaatgcttgattctgattggtcagttgagacatttgcaggtttgttctcttcaaataataaccgctccaaagtaataacgcatagccggactacttgtacgagtaaaatcgttccgcgccaataaagatcaataaagattactgtttggcgccatcttgtgacaaacactggacaaccacgacaagacacagacagctactgagactgaacttgacaaaatagagcatgacagctacgaagccaacacacaaaaaaatacagaatgggcattaaaacttctcaaagactggctaaaagagaaaaaatggagacagacaagtatgaagcagaggatattaataaggtattacgatcattttatgcatctgtgcaaagtttcgcggaaggataaaaatgttaatttaaaacaaatatgccaataaaatgtttcaaattcatattcatgtccggtttttttcttatgtgacaagtagccgtgtaataagcgggataatgtagaggcagccggtagttatcgggaaataagccccttcagtctgatcacactgtcggggcttatttgccgataactaccggctgcctctacattatcccttacttagattacttttgtgaaggatggatgcacatttttggaCATGAAGGAGGTGTACCTCATATCCTTGCATTATCTATGTAATACATTATCTATGACACATTGGGCAGCAGAAATGGGTTTGAACCCTTCTAATCCCTTGCATTCACTTCTAATGGGCCGTACACACAAAACGCGAATTCAACGATTTGGGCgagtaaattaaatataaagtcaatgcaaaaacgCAAATAGACCCAAACTCGCGTGGGGAGTGCGAATGATGCAAATTTGCCGCAAAAACACGCACTTTTAGCCTCAAATTACTTGCAGGAAGTAAAAATTCGAGAAATTTGCATGACAGaaagttaaatcctgcgagtaatctagcGCGAGGAATGCGATGCTTTGCGTTtagtgtgtacgtagcataagaaGTCCAGGCTGAATAAAGATGTCTTACCTGCTCAACTCCCTCCACCTCAGGAATATAAAACTGAAGCATGTTCTGGACGCCGTTCTTTAGCGTGATGATGGAGCTGGGACAATTAGTGCAAGAACCCTGCAGCTTCAGCTTTACAATACCGTCCTCAAAACCCTGATACAGAATGTCACCACCATCCTCCTGCACAGTGGGTCTGAATGATACGATAGAGAAATAATagattaaataataaaacagtagAAGAATAAAAGAAACCAAAGTTGCAGACCACTAAGGCATAATggtatgtattttaataaagtttttaattaatttaagatGACACTAGGGTTGTGCCAATAGACAATACGGTCTATCAACAATGGTCAGACATATCAGCGATAGCAATAACCTTCATGACAATTTACTATTGTGTATTGGTAATCTAACatgctgacgataggacgattTCACTATGGAGAATATcccatttaataataatattattatttataaatatataaatatcttaTTTAATATTAAGATGCGTCACTGATATTGATGTGAATAGGGGATATTGCAATGATCATAATGGCTGCTTTAGACCCGCCTCCCAGTAAAAAGAGCCAAGCATCAATCAGAATCCTTTGGCAGAATCGACAGGTCTTGTTTGTCTTGTTTGTCAAGATGTGGAGAAATTGCAAATATGGCAGCGGAGTGACGCAGACTTTAATATCGCCTAACACTACATAACACTATTGACAAGCGACCCTATGAACGGGCTGAAATttgaataaaactaaaaattctCTGAATTcaaacattgttaaaaacatttgggataatgtaagtgatttttggattttttgtgctttaaaagttaTTCATATCTATTTAGTAGGGGTGTAACTGCAAACAAAATTTTAGGTCACGGTTCGGTATCGGTACAGTTAGGGGGAAGAAATGCACAACATAACATTTCTTGtagtttattattaatatttgtaaACATCAACAGTTTACATTTagtaaaaacaaagtttttaaataatttgctgcttgatttcagtaaaaaaattgCCTTGCCAACTGTAAACAAAAACCTCTGCGGTTTCCTGATCGGTCCACTGTTCTGAACCTGACATTTATGAGCTGCGCTGTCTGCAAAAGTTACAATTGTTGACAAGGCATCTTAAAACTCTGTGCACAAGATGCCGCAAGAGATGCAATAGGCATGCATAGCGGCCAAACCCGTTCGTCTAGCATGTATTTACATAGGAAAGCAATGAAAAAGTGGCATAGTGAAAAGAAAAAACATGTTTGCCTTTAGCGGGTTTGCTAAACAAGCTTGTGGTTCGCCACTTAACTAATATATCCACGTGGGAACTCAGATTTAAAGTATTTAAAGTTAACTACTGTTAATGAATATTATGTGAAACGGTTCGGTACACCCCTACTATTTACACTCATTTGTACTGTGCAGGACAGTGCAACTTCCTACAGTAGCTGTACGAGCAAAAGTAAATATTTGTGCTGTACCTTATACGTGTATCCAGCAATTCTTTGATCATGGAAACCACCTCATCGTCTTCATTGGAAGGAGCTGCAGAAAAACATTGTGTGTGAGAATGTCCAAGGCATTTAATGCTTTTTTTAAGCAGTTTCAGATGATTTTAAAAACAAGCACGAGACGTAAGATTAATTTTTAACCTGTGTCTGCACGTGGAGCATCTGCCTCATTGACAACAGGAAGCCCTGAAGTAAAAAAGTCCATGATAGTGGCGAAAACATCTGGTTTGATCACTTTCCACTCTGTGTCTGAATCAACCTGAATGATAAAGAAGCATAACAGTTCAAATAAACAAAGGTAAGTTTAAACAAGGATAAAATATGTGAATTTTTTACCCTGGTAATGGTGATGAAATTGGGGCCGAGGAAAACACTCTTCACTCCATCAATTCTGAACAACTGCCTAAAGAATAAAAACAGGATCACTGTCAGGAGACCATTAAGATTACACTAGAAATAATTCATAAAACATCATCATTTTAATATAGTTTGACTCTACTATTTGTCTTTACAGGTACAGTATTTAAGAGGTCTTTTGGAGAGCTTTTGTTTACACACAATACAACTTGTAGTGAATTGTAGGTCTAGTGAGCAAAACTTAGATTAAGCAAGCAACAGAAGgaggtaataaaataaaaaacaaaaaattatgatACGACTCACCTTGCCAAGGGTGAACAATATGCATCTCTAGGTTCAGTAAAATCCATTGTTCCTGATTCCAACACCACACGGCCAGGAAGAAACTTCAGACTATTTGGATTTGGGGTGTTTTGGGTTTGAATAAACATGTTCCTGACTTGATGAATGGAAAGATTAGAAAAACATTATGAGCCTATTGAATGCTCTCTCATGGAGATGCATAGCACACAGTGTGAAAACCCGTGCAATACATacaccaaattccaattttgcgtgcatatgatatgccagtccttcccattcactttatACAACGCATCTTTTTAGTGTCGTTttgtattggtttctcaatttttctcattttcgcttgggtttggggttagatttggtatTTGCTTTAgaatgtttttaatatataggtttatccatgttttgtctatttttaaaccatggtcgcttggagttggaattggggtttgggttaggaccCAAGTGACAATTATGTATTGGAGAAACCAAAACataaatgacacgaaaagaTGCACGTTTCATATGCacacaaaattggaatttgaCGCATATATTGCAAAAGATTTCACACTGTGTTCTATTTATACGCATTTAAACATAAGTTAGCTTAAACATTAGTTTGTATACTCTCTCTCTCATTATACAAGTATACTGTTATGCTCTCATTTGTCGCTTTGGATGAAAGtttct
This window encodes:
- the nfu1 gene encoding NFU1 iron-sulfur cluster scaffold homolog, mitochondrial, yielding MTSHTNMAAYRSVRFARNVAALFSRSYHVLSKPPHNVVSRCALPQKPTTMFIRNMFIQTQNTPNPNSLKFLPGRVVLESGTMDFTEPRDAYCSPLARQLFRIDGVKSVFLGPNFITITRVDSDTEWKVIKPDVFATIMDFFTSGLPVVNEADAPRADTAPSNEDDEVVSMIKELLDTRIRPTVQEDGGDILYQGFEDGIVKLKLQGSCTNCPSSIITLKNGVQNMLQFYIPEVEGVEQVKDEDTEVENKVQG